A single Lactuca sativa cultivar Salinas chromosome 8, Lsat_Salinas_v11, whole genome shotgun sequence DNA region contains:
- the LOC111884895 gene encoding triosephosphate isomerase, cytosolic, producing the protein MEVVVSPPFVFLTSVKSELRPEIQVAAQNCWVKKGGAFTGEVSAEMLANLGVPWVILGHSERRALLNETNEFVGDKVPYALSQGLKVIACVGETLEQREAGTTMEVVAAQTKAIAGNYFKTKLASTVCQKSKILFYL; encoded by the exons ATGG AGGTGGTGGTGAGCCCTCCTTTTGTGTTTCTTACCTCTGTTAAAAGTGAATTGAGGCCTGAAATCCAAGTTGCAGCTCAAAATTGTTGGGTTAAGAAGGGTGGTGCATTCACCGGTGAGGTTAG TGCTGAGATGCTTGCCAATTTGGGTGTCCCTTGGGTCATCCTAGGTCACTCTGAAAGGAGAGCCCTATTGAATGAAACTAATGAG TTTGTTGGAGACAAGGTTCCATACGCACTATCTCAAGGTTTGAAGGTTATTGCTTGTGTTGGGGAGACTCTTGAGCAACGAGAAGCTGGAACCACCATGGAAGTTGTTGCTGCACAAACCAAAGCAATTGCTGgtaattattttaaaactaaACTTGCTTCTACTGTatgtcaaaaatcaaaaatcttgTTTTATCTTTGA